A genomic window from Prunus persica cultivar Lovell chromosome G2, Prunus_persica_NCBIv2, whole genome shotgun sequence includes:
- the LOC18784730 gene encoding importin subunit beta-1 — protein MEVTQVLLNAQAIDGTVRKHAEESLKQFQEQDLPLFLLSLSRELANEERPVESRKLAGLILKNALDAKEQHRKLDLVQRWLALETSVKTQIKMCLLQTLSSPVSDARSTTSQVIAKVAGIELPQKQWPELIGSLLSNIHQLPAHVKQATLETLGYLCEEVSPDVMDQDQVNKILTAVVQGMNASEGNNDVRLAATRALYNALGFAQANFSNDMERDYIMRVVCEATLSSEVKIRQAAFECLVSISSTYYEKLAPYMQDIFTITAKAVREGQEPVALQAIEFWSSICDEEIDILEDYVGDFSGDSDIPCFYFIKQALPALVPMLLETLLKQEEDQEQEDGAWNIAMAGGTCLGLVARTVGDDIVPLVMPFIEENITKPDWRQREAATYAFGSILEGPSANKLTPIVNVALTFMLSALTKDPNNHVKDTTAWTLGRIFEFLHGSTMDTPIITPANCQQIITVLLQSMKDVPNVAEKACGALYFLAQGYEDFGPSSPLAPFFQEIVQALLTVTHRADAGESRLRTAAYEALNEVVRCSSEETAPMVLQLVPVIMIELHKTLEGQKVASDEIERQSELQGLLCGCLQVIIQKLGSSEPTKYVFMQYADQIMGLFLRVFACRSATVHEEAMLAIGALAYTTGPDFAKYMPEFYKYLEMGLQNFEEYQICAVTVGVVGDICRAIEDKVLPYCDGIMTQLLKDLSSNQLHRSVKPPIFSCFGDIALAIGDNFEKYLMYAMPMIQSAAEMSVHTAGADDEMTEYTNSLRNGILEAYSGIFQGFKNSPKTQLLISYAPHILQFLDSIYMGKDMDEVVMKTAIGVLGDLADTLGSNAGSLIQQSQSCRDFLNECLSSEDNLIKESAEWAKSAISRAISV, from the exons ATGGAAGTTACCCAGGTGCTTCTGAATGCTCAAGCTATAGATGGAACCGTTCGGAAGCATGCTGAAGAAAGTTTGAAACAGTTTCAGGAGCAAGATCTTCCATTGTTCTTGTTATCTCTTTCTAGAGAGCTAGCAAATGAAGAGAGACCTGTTGAGAGCCGTAAATTAGCAGGTCTTATACTTAAGAACGCCCTGGATGCTAAAGAACAACATAGAAAGTTGGATCTTGTTCAGAGATGGCTGGCACTGGAAACTTCTGTGAAAACCCAGATTAAGATGTGCTTGTTACAGACCCTCTCTTCCCCTGTATCAGATGCCCGTTCAACTACCTCTCAAGTTATTGCAAAGGTTGCAGGAATTGAGCTCCCCCAGAAACAATGGCCAGAACTGATTGGATCATTGTTGTCAAATATTCACCAGTTACCGGCACATGTAAAGCAAGCCACTTTAGAGACTCTTGGGTATTTGTGTGAGGAAGTCTCTCCTGATGTCATGGATCAAGatcaagtaaataaaatactgACAGCTGTAGTTCAGGGTATGAACGCATCTGAAGGGAACAATGATGTTAGACTTGCTGCCACCCGAGCACTGTACAATGCTTTGGGTTTTGCTCAGGCCAATTTTAGCAATGATATGGAACGTGATTATATAATGAGAGTTGTGTGTGAGGCAACTTTGTCATCTGAAGTGAAGATACGACAGGCAGCTTTTGAGTGTTTAGTCTCCATTTCTTCAACTTATTACGAGAAATTAGCCCCTTACATGCAAGACATCTTTACCATCACAGCAAAAGCTGTTAGGGAAGGCCAGGAACCTGTTGCCCTTCAAGCCATTGAGTTCTGGAGTTCGATTTGTGATGAGGAGATAGATATATTGGAAGATTATGTGGGTGATTTTAGTGGGGACTCTGATATCCCTTGCTTTTACTTTATCAAGCAGGCACTCCCTGCCCTTGTCCCGATGCTTTTGGAGACTCTTCTTAAGCAGGAAGAGGACCAGGAACAGGAAGATGGCGCTTGGAATATTGCTATGGCTGGGGGCACATGCCTTGGGTTGGTTGCTCGGACAGTGGGAGATGATATTGTTCCTCTTGTTATGCCATTCATCGAAGAGAACATAACAAAACCAGATTGGAGGCAAAGGGAAGCAGCTACGTATGCCTTTGGTTCCATCTTGGAGGGTCCTTCAGCTAACAAGTTAACACCTATTGTTAATGTTGCTTTGACGTTCATGCTCAGTGCTTTAACAAAGGACCCGAACAACCATGTGAAGGACACTACTGCCTGGACACTGGGAAGGATTTTCGAGTTCCTTCATGGTTCAACTATGGATACGCCCATAATTACCCCAGCAAACTGCCAACAGATCATCACAGTTCTTCTTCAGAGCATGAAGGATGTTCCAAATGTTGCTGAGAAGGCCTGTGGTGCTCTCTATTTTCTGGCTCAGGGTTATGAGGATTTTGGCCCATCATCTCCCTTAGCCCCTTTTTTCCAGGAAATTGTACAGGCTCTACTCACTGTTACTCACAGAGCAGATGCTGGGGAATCACGATTGAGGACTGCTGCATATGAAGCGTTGAATGAAGTTGTAAGGTGTTCGTCTGAAGAGACTGCCCCCATGGTGTTGCAACTTGTTCCTGTTATCATGATTGAACTGCACAAGACTCTTGAGGGCCAGAAGGTTGCTTCTGATGAGATAGAGAGGCAGAGTGAATTGCAAGGACTTCTTTGTGGGTGCTTACAGGTCATTATTCAGAAACTAGGCTCATCAGAGCCAACTAAATAtgtttttatgcagtatgcgGATCAGATAATGGGACTTTTCTTGAGGGTATTTGCCTGTAGAAGTGCTACTGTCCATGAAGAGGCCATGCTTGCCATTGGGGCCCTTGCATACACAACTGGCCCAGACTTTGCAAAATACATGCCAGAGTTTTACAAGTATCTGGAAATGGGGCTTCAAAATTTTGAGGAGTACCAAATCTGTGCTGTCACAGTTGGTGTGGTAGGGGATATTTGTAGAGCAATTGAAGATAAGGTTCTGCCTTATTGTGATGGAATTATGACCCAGCTTCTCAAGGATCTATCAAGCAACCAGTTGCACCGCTCTGTAAAGCCTCCTATATTCTCCTGCTTCGGTGATATAGCTCTTGCAATAGGAGATAACTTTGAGAAATACTTGATGTATGCCATGCCAATGATCCAGAGTGCTGCAGAGATGTCTGTCCACACAGCAGGTGCTGACGATGAAATGACAGAGTACACCAATTCTCTGAGAAATGGAATATTGGAGGCATACTCTGGGATTTTCCAAGGTTTCAAGAACTCCCCAAAAACCCAGCTCCTGATATCTTATGCTCCTCACATCCTGCAGTTCTTGGATAGCATATACATGGGGAAAGACAT GGATGAAGTGGTGATGAAAACAGCCATTGGTGTCCTTGGAGATCTAGCAGATACACTGGGAAGCAATGCAGGTTCTTTGATACAGCAATCTCAGTCATGCAGAGACTTTTTAAATGAATGTTTGTCTTCAGAAGACAATTTGATAAAAGAATCTGCAGAATGGGCCAAGTCGGCCATCAGTCGTGCCATTTCTGTTTGA
- the LOC18785498 gene encoding protein PLASTID TRANSCRIPTIONALLY ACTIVE 7 isoform X2: protein MASSTLGFSFSPASHVISRMQKDGSGRQVWRRRKLTKKDDMLRYKMERVPFLEEQVRKVKDGGQLLGMDIERLLLSEDNRFDFVNDIAAEASEYVENNRDEYGGKKKAILQVISNRVNDAGFFRPEAYEESDPFKPGPSYLKEEFT, encoded by the exons ATGGCTTCTTCCACACTAGGCTTCAGTTTCTCACCTGCTTCCCAT GTAATTTCCCGAATGCAAAAAGATGGCAGCGGCCGGCAAGTGTGGCGGCGAAGGAAATTG acAAAGAAGGATGACATGTTGCGATACAAGATGGAGAGAGTACCTTTCCTCGAGGAGCAGGTTCGGAAGGTAAAGGACGGAGGACAGCTCTTGGGAATGGATATTGAGAGACTACTCCTATCAGAGGATAACCGGTTTGATTTTGTCAATGATATAGCGGCCGAGGCTAGCGAGTATGTCGAGAACAACCGAGATGAGTATGGGGGCAAGAAGAAAGCCATCCTTCAAGTGATAAGTAACCGGGTGAATGATGCTGGGTTTTTTAGACCAGAGGCATATGAAGAATCTGACCCCTTCAAGCCAGGCCCTTCTTATTTGAAAGAAGAATTTACTTGA
- the LOC109947485 gene encoding protein PSY2 isoform X2: MALRINVFLLLLLFLSLLLIPLSSGFKEDGIDPIHLLHKDGIVMNSRKLWMLDATMQDYDDTGANQKHDPYPRRKPGNGRNP; the protein is encoded by the exons atGGCTCTTAGAATCAatgtctttcttcttctactaCTTTTCCTCTCACTTCTCCTCATTCCCTTATCTTCAG GGTTCAAGGAGGATGGCATAGACCCCATTCACTTACTTCACAAG GATGGAATCGTAATGAATTCGAGGAAGCTTTGGATGCTTGATGCAACAATGCAGGATTATGATGATACAGGAGCCAATCAAAAACACGACCCTTACCCTAGAAGGAAACCTGGCAATGGAAGGAACCCATGA
- the LOC18785788 gene encoding RNA-binding KH domain-containing protein RCF3: MERSRSKRYYYDQDYDTETVGRTRPRYNHHYATNNHRHRGSGGGGGGGGGGGRPSKPQQDPSITVTTTYRILCHDMKAGGVIGKSGSIIKSIRQHTGAWINVHELIPGDEERIIEISDTRRRDPEGRMPAFSPAQEALFLIHERILESDVAGFGGEEEDEYGGGVRGGGGGGGGGGGGTRVATRLVVSRMHVGSLLGKGGKIIEQMRVETKTQIRVLPRDHNLPRCVSMSEEIVQVVGEANCVKNAVATISSRLRESQHRDRSHFQGRLHSPERFFPPDDDYIPHMNNTSRKSPMDGAAFGARLPTSNIRNNNYASRSSGFNIEPGSAPMTDNLQPFYGEDLVFRILCPIDKVDLVVGDSDGIIELLQNEIGVDVKATDPVAGADEQIIIISSEEGPDDELFPAQEALLHIQTRIVDLIPDKDNIITTRLLVPTSDIGCLEGRDGLLSDMRRLTGANIQILPREELPVCVSGDDVIVQIIGEIKAARDALVELTSRIRSYLYRELFRKDTTPPVSAPALEISPNNAFPLREAHTGNNPPMTTYQNLQTGAIALASKDTGGISSELVKPNENERREDVLSALNRIPVTLVTRSTLEVVIPDQAVSKLITKSRNKLAQISELSGANVTLVEDRPEETQKIIQISGTPEQAERAQSLLQGFILSTQEDGP, from the exons ATGGAGAGGTCTAGATCTAAGAGGTACTACTATGACCAAGACTACGATACAGAGACTGTCGGTAGGACGAGGCCTCGGTACAACCACCACTACGCGACCAACAACCACCGCCACCGTGGCAGCGGCGGAggcggtggcggtggcggtggtggtgggCGACCCTCTAAGCCTCAACAGGACCCATCAATTACGGTAACAACGACATACCGTATTCTCTGCCACGACATGAAAGCCGGAGGCGTGATCGGCAAGTCCGGTAGCATCATTAAGTCGATTCGGCAACATACCGGTGCGTGGATCAACGTGCATGAACTGATCCCCGGTGACGAGGAGCGGATTATTGAGATTTCCGACACGCGCCGGCGGGATCCGGAGGGCCGGATGCCGGCATTCTCTCCGGCACAAGAAGCCCTGTTTTTGATCCATGAGAGGATTCTGGAGAGTGATGTGGCTGGGTTTGGtggagaggaggaggatgagTATGGCGGTGGTgttagaggaggaggaggaggaggaggtggggGTGGTGGTGGGACCCGAGTGGCTACGCGGCTGGTCGTGTCGAGAATGCATGTGGGGTCTTTGCTTGGCAAGGGAGGCAAGATAATTGAGCAAATGAGGGTTGAGACCAAGACCCAGATTAGGGTTTTGCCTAGAGATCACAATCTGCCTCGCTGTGTTTCTATGTCTGAGGAGATTGTTCAG GTAGTAGGTGAAGCGAATTGTGTTAAGAATGCTGTAGCAACTATTTCATCACGCTTGAGGGAGAGTCAGCATCGGGACCGCAGTCATTTCCAGGGACGATTACACTCACCAGAACGGTTCTTTCCTCCTGACGATGATTATATTCCTCATATGAACAATACATCACGTAAGTCACCCATGGATGGGGCTGCTTTTGGGGCACGATTACCTACATCCAATATCAGAAACAACAACTATGCCTCCCGTTCATCTGGTTTTAACATTGAACCTGGGTCTGCTCCCATGACCGATAATCTGCAGCCCTTTTATGGCGAAGACCTTGTGTTTCGAATACTTTGTCCTATTGACAAAGTTGATCTTGTTGTTGGAGATTCTGATGGAATTATTGAAttgcttcaaaatgaaattggtGTGGATGTCAAAGCTACTGACCCTGTGGCTGGTGCAGATGAACAGATAATCATCATCTCTTCAGAGGAg GGTCCCGATGACGAGCTATTTCCAGCTCAGGAAGCTTTGTTGCATATTCAAACTCGCATTGTCGATCTTATTCCAGACAAAGACAACATTATCACTACTAGGCTACTTGTCCCAACTAGTGATATTGGATGCTTAGAGGGAAGAGATGGGTTGTTATCAGATATGAGGCGACTTACTGGTGCAAATATACAAATTCTGCCCAGAGAAGAACTTCCTGTGTGCGTATCGGGGGACGATGTGATTGTACAG ATCATAGGGGAAATAAAAGCAGCTCGAGATGCCCTTGTTGAGCTGACATCAAGGATACGGAGTTACTTATATAGGGAGTTGTTTCGAAAGGATACGACACCACCTGTTTCTGCACCAGCTTTGGAGATATCTCCCAATAACGCATTTCCACTTCGTGAAGCTCATACTGGAAATAATCCTCCTATGACAACCTATCAGAATTTGCAAACTGGGGCAATCGCACTGGCATCAAAG GATACTGGAGGGATTTCCAGTGAATTGGTAAAGCCAAACGAAAATGAACGGCGTGAAGATGTTCTGAGTGCATTGAATAG AATACCTGTGACACTAGTCACTAGGAGTACACTTGAAGTTGTAATACCTGACCAGGCAGTTTCAAAGCTCATAACGAAATCAAGAAACAAGCTTGCTCAGATCAGTGAG TTATCAGGAGCCAATGTGACCCTGGTAGAGGATAGACCAGAGGAAACACAAAAGATCATTCAAATTTCAGGTACTCCAGAGCAGGCTGAGAGAGCTCAGAGCTTGCTCCAGGGCTTTATTTTAAGCA CACAAGAAGACGGCCCTTAA
- the LOC109947485 gene encoding uncharacterized protein LOC109947485 isoform X1 encodes MALRINVFLLLLLFLSLLLIPLSSGIVNEGFKEDGIDPIHLLHKDGIVMNSRKLWMLDATMQDYDDTGANQKHDPYPRRKPGNGRNP; translated from the exons atGGCTCTTAGAATCAatgtctttcttcttctactaCTTTTCCTCTCACTTCTCCTCATTCCCTTATCTTCAG GCATTGTTAATGAAGGGTTCAAGGAGGATGGCATAGACCCCATTCACTTACTTCACAAG GATGGAATCGTAATGAATTCGAGGAAGCTTTGGATGCTTGATGCAACAATGCAGGATTATGATGATACAGGAGCCAATCAAAAACACGACCCTTACCCTAGAAGGAAACCTGGCAATGGAAGGAACCCATGA
- the LOC18785498 gene encoding protein PLASTID TRANSCRIPTIONALLY ACTIVE 7 isoform X1, which translates to MASSTLGFSFSPASHRVQLRVESSMLSNCSFRPQVISRMQKDGSGRQVWRRRKLTKKDDMLRYKMERVPFLEEQVRKVKDGGQLLGMDIERLLLSEDNRFDFVNDIAAEASEYVENNRDEYGGKKKAILQVISNRVNDAGFFRPEAYEESDPFKPGPSYLKEEFT; encoded by the exons ATGGCTTCTTCCACACTAGGCTTCAGTTTCTCACCTGCTTCCCAT AGGGTGCAACTGAGAGTGGAAAGTTCAATGCTTTCCAATTGCTCCTTTAGGCCGCAG GTAATTTCCCGAATGCAAAAAGATGGCAGCGGCCGGCAAGTGTGGCGGCGAAGGAAATTG acAAAGAAGGATGACATGTTGCGATACAAGATGGAGAGAGTACCTTTCCTCGAGGAGCAGGTTCGGAAGGTAAAGGACGGAGGACAGCTCTTGGGAATGGATATTGAGAGACTACTCCTATCAGAGGATAACCGGTTTGATTTTGTCAATGATATAGCGGCCGAGGCTAGCGAGTATGTCGAGAACAACCGAGATGAGTATGGGGGCAAGAAGAAAGCCATCCTTCAAGTGATAAGTAACCGGGTGAATGATGCTGGGTTTTTTAGACCAGAGGCATATGAAGAATCTGACCCCTTCAAGCCAGGCCCTTCTTATTTGAAAGAAGAATTTACTTGA
- the LOC18785099 gene encoding protein phosphatase 2C 57: protein MALLSPRLQRFLLTKYHGDSLKTTANKSSLVNIKVRSRSCSAIAIDAPGSSLTDVAGIRWGSTSLQGAREEMEDGVVVRSDGLDGFSFAAVFDGHAGFNSVKFLRDELYKECCAALQGGLLLRGNDFKTIREALQETFEKVDAKLLNWLERNGEEDESGSTATVMFVENDTLVISHVGDSCVVQSCSGKAEVLTHPHRPYGSNKVSLQEIKRIREAGGWIVNGRICGDIAVSRAFGDMRFKTKKNEMLKKGVEERRWTEKFASRIQFSGDLVTASPDIFQVTFGKDSEFVLLASDGLWDYINSSDAVAFVRNQLRQHGDVQLACDALAQAALDQRSQDNISIVIADLGRTDWQGLPFQQQNFAYELGQAFATIGIVSLGIWMSTSLL, encoded by the exons ATGGCTTTGTTGAGCCCGCGGTTGCAGAGGTTCCTCTTAACCAAATACCATGGAGACTCATTGAAGACCACAGCCAACAAAAGCAGCCTTGTTAATATAAAAGTAAGAAGCCGAAGCTGCTCGGCCATTGCCATTGACGCGCCTGGCTCTTCGTTGACGGATGTGGCTGGAATTCGATGGGGTTCGACCAGTTTGCAGGGTGCCCGAGAAGAGATGGAAGACGGTGTCGTTGTGCGGTCCGATGGCCTTGATGGGTTTTCATTTGCCGCCGTTTTTGATGGCCATGCCGGGTTCAACTCGGTCAAGTTCCTCAG GGATGAGCTCTACAAAGAGTGTTGTGCGGCTTTGCAGGGTGGGCTGCTATTGCGTGGAAATGATTTCAAGACCATTAGAGAGGCATTACAGGAGACTTTCGAAAAAGTGGATGCAAAATTGTTAAATTG GCTTGAAAGGAATGGAGAGGAAGATGAATCTGGCTCAACAGCTACCGTTATGTTCGTTGAAAATGATACGCTGGTCATTTCACATGTTGGTGATTCTTGCGTG GTTCAATCTTGTTCTGGAAAAGCAGAGGTACTGACCCATCCTCATAGACCATATGGAAGCAACAAGGTCTCTCttcaagaaatcaaaagaaTCAGAGAAGCAGGTGGATGG ATCGTCAATGGAAGAATCTGTGGAGACATTGCTGTATCTCGTGCTTTTGGTGACATGCGGTTCAAGACAAAGAAAAACGA GATGCTGAAGAAAGGAGTTGAAGAAAGGAGATGGACAGAAAAATTTGCTTCTCG TATACAATTCAGTGGAGACCTTGTTACTGCATCTCCAGACATTTTTCAAGTGACTTTTGGGAAAGATTCTGAATTTGTACTGTTAGCATCTGATGGCTTATGGGACTACATAAACAG CTCAGATGCAGTGGCTTTTGTAAGGAATCAGCTTCGACAACATGGAGATGTTCAG CTAGCTTGTGATGCGCTTGCTCAAGCTGCTTTG GATCAACGCTCGCAAGATAATATCAGCATTGTAATTGCCGATTTGGG CCGGACAGACTGGCAAGGTTTgccatttcaacaacaaaatttcGCATATGAATTGGGGCAAGCTTTTGCTACAATTGGGATTGTGTCGCTTGGAATTTGGATGTCGACTTCTTTGCTTTAG
- the LOC18787136 gene encoding calumenin-B — MAKAVVYALLATAFILVMVFCPSKQHGHHDHLGLNRRLGFRDHVPVFDPLVAKMERYAEENGLGGQTHNLDLVEHSPMMDTSEVEEVHEYFSDEGKLNLTLRLLSLFPLIDQAPKDSYISSNELKHWLTQQAVERLNYRTQKEMESYDKDGDGNISFSEYQPKFSSQDIKKNGMEHGEAGWWKQQFDNADADKNGTLTFNEFKDLLHPEDSNNSDIHKWLLAEKMKRMDQDDDGKLNFMEFSHNAYDSFKSYVEFETGGVKAPTAEEKFAELDLNKDNLLEVEELKPLLHYLHPGELSYSNYYASFLMSEADDNKDGKLTLDEMLDHDYVFYSTVYDAGVNDDNEEDYHDEF, encoded by the exons ATGGCGAAGGCAGTGGTCTATGCGCTACTTGCCACCGCCTTTATCCTTGTCATGGTCTTCTGTCCCTCCAAACAACATGGCCACCACGATCATCTTGGCCTAAACCGGCGTCTTGGCTTCAGAGATCATGTCCCGGTTTTCGACCCTCTTGTTGCCAAGATGGAGCGATATGCGGAGGAAAATGGATTAGGAGGCCAAACTCATAACCTGGATTTGGTGGAACACAGTCCCATGATGGATACCAGTGAGGTTGAAGAAGTACATGAATATTTTAGCGACGAGGGAAAGTTGAACCTCACATTGAGGCTGCTCAGTTTGTTCCCTTTGATAGACCAGGCACCAAAAGATAGCTACATTAGCTCCAATGAACTCAAGCACTGGCTCACACAACAGGCCGTGGAAAGGTTGAATTACAGGacccaaaaagaaatggaaTCATATGATAAAGATGGGGATGGAAACATTTCTTTCAGCGAGTATCAGCCCAAGTTTTCCAGTCAGGATATCA agaaaaatgGAATGGAGCATGGAGAAGCTGGATGGTGGAAGCAGCAATTTGATAATGCAGATGCTGATAAGAATGGAACTCTTACCTTCAATGAATTTAAAGA TTTGCTGCACCCAGAAGACAGTAATAACAGCGACATTCATAAATGGCTGTTGGCAGAAAAAATGAA ACGAATGGACCAGGATGACGATGGAAAACTAAATTTCATGGAATTTTCACACAATGCTTATGATAGTTTCAAGAGTTACGTCGAATTCGAAACAGGCGGGGTCAAAGCACCCACAGCAGAAGAGAAATTTGCAGAGCTTGATTTGAACAAGGACAA TCTCTTGGAAGTGGAAGAATTGAAACCCCTGCTGCATTACCTTCACCCAGGAGAACTGTCCTATAGTAATTATTATGCAAGTTTTCTTATGTCTGAG gCGGATGATAACAAAGACGGCAAATTAACGCTGGATGAGATGCTGGATCATGATTATGTTTTCTACAGCACAGTCTATGATGCCGGCGTTAATGACGATAATGAAGAAGATTATCACGACGAATTCTAA